In a single window of the Agrobacterium fabrum str. C58 genome:
- a CDS encoding ABC transporter permease — MTLLRHRILPILTVLLAILILWHLAVIYLNMPFARDQATRAGQTPGFFQLLPQTFAQERPVLPAPHQIAAELWDTTVNKAITSKRSLIYHAGITLSATLLGFAIGAVLGILLAVAIIHNRAMDRSVMPWIIASQTIPILAIAPMIIVVLNSIGISGLLPKALISTYLSFFPIVVGMVKGLRSPETLQLDLMHTYNASPAQIFWKLRWPSALPYLFTSLKIAIAIALVGAIVGELPTGAVAGLGARLLSGSYYGQTVQIWAALFMAAGVAALLVSIIGIAHAAVLKRMGARP, encoded by the coding sequence ATGACCCTCCTCCGCCACCGCATCCTCCCCATCCTCACCGTCCTCCTCGCCATCCTCATCCTCTGGCACCTCGCAGTCATCTATCTCAACATGCCCTTCGCCCGCGACCAGGCCACCCGCGCCGGCCAGACACCGGGTTTCTTCCAACTCCTGCCGCAGACCTTCGCGCAGGAGCGCCCGGTCCTGCCCGCCCCGCACCAGATTGCCGCCGAACTCTGGGACACGACCGTCAACAAGGCCATCACCTCCAAGCGCAGTCTGATCTATCACGCCGGCATCACGCTTTCGGCCACCCTGCTCGGTTTCGCCATCGGCGCCGTTCTCGGCATCCTGCTTGCCGTCGCCATCATCCATAATCGCGCCATGGATCGCTCCGTCATGCCGTGGATCATCGCCAGCCAGACGATCCCCATCCTCGCCATTGCGCCGATGATCATCGTCGTCTTGAACTCCATCGGCATTTCCGGGCTGTTGCCCAAGGCGCTGATTTCCACCTATCTCTCCTTCTTCCCCATCGTGGTCGGCATGGTGAAGGGCCTCAGAAGCCCCGAAACCCTCCAGCTCGATCTCATGCACACCTATAATGCCTCACCGGCGCAGATATTCTGGAAGCTGCGCTGGCCTTCGGCGCTACCCTATCTCTTCACCTCGCTGAAGATCGCCATTGCCATCGCGCTGGTCGGCGCCATCGTCGGGGAATTGCCGACAGGCGCCGTCGCCGGTCTGGGCGCGCGGCTGCTCTCCGGCTCCTATTACGGCCAGACGGTGCAGATATGGGCGGCGTTGTTCATGGCCGCCGGTGTTGCGGCGCTGCTGGTGTCGATCATCGGCATTGCCCACGCCGCGGTGCTGAAAAGAATGGGAGCACGGCCATGA
- a CDS encoding ABC transporter permease, translating to MTNPSWFIGAILFWLAAWAFNEWLVRRNFTSSLAQRIGRIAVPLLFGLALLVLWEGIVRGFSVPPILLPAPSAILARLVGSLPILWADFRQTFLKSVLTGYVLGCGLGFLVAILIDRSPFLQRGLLPIGNFVSALPVVGIAPIMVMWFGFDWQSKVAVVVIMTFFPMLVNTVQGLAASSHMERDLMRTYAAGWGQTLLKLRLPAAWPFIFNALKINSTLALIGAIVAEFFGTPIVGMGFRISAEMGRSNVDMVWAEIAVAALAGSGFYGLVALAERAVTFWHPSVRGGRT from the coding sequence ATGACGAACCCCTCTTGGTTTATCGGCGCGATCCTTTTCTGGCTTGCCGCCTGGGCCTTCAACGAATGGCTGGTGCGTCGCAATTTCACCTCTTCCTTGGCACAGCGCATCGGCCGCATTGCCGTGCCCCTTCTCTTTGGCCTTGCCCTTCTGGTGCTCTGGGAAGGCATCGTGCGTGGTTTTTCCGTGCCGCCCATCCTGCTGCCGGCCCCTAGCGCCATCCTCGCCCGTCTTGTCGGCTCGCTGCCGATCCTCTGGGCGGATTTCCGCCAGACTTTCCTCAAATCGGTGCTGACGGGCTATGTGCTGGGCTGCGGCCTCGGTTTCCTCGTCGCCATCCTCATCGACCGTTCGCCCTTCCTGCAGCGAGGACTTTTGCCCATCGGCAATTTCGTCTCCGCTTTGCCAGTGGTCGGCATTGCGCCGATCATGGTCATGTGGTTCGGTTTCGACTGGCAATCAAAAGTCGCCGTCGTCGTCATCATGACGTTTTTCCCCATGCTGGTGAACACGGTGCAGGGGCTTGCCGCTTCCAGCCACATGGAGCGCGACCTGATGCGCACCTATGCCGCCGGCTGGGGGCAGACATTGCTGAAACTGCGACTGCCCGCCGCCTGGCCCTTCATCTTCAACGCGCTGAAGATCAATTCAACGCTGGCGCTGATCGGCGCCATCGTCGCGGAATTCTTCGGCACGCCCATCGTCGGCATGGGGTTCCGCATCTCGGCCGAAATGGGCCGCAGCAATGTCGATATGGTCTGGGCCGAAATCGCCGTTGCGGCGCTTGCGGGCTCCGGCTTTTACGGTCTGGTGGCGCTCGCTGAGCGTGCCGTCACCTTCTGGCATCCGTCCGTCCGTGGGGGACGAACGTAA
- a CDS encoding ABC transporter substrate-binding protein, whose protein sequence is MKMKLASILLAGASVLTAFGAQATDKITLQLKWVTQAQFAGYYVAKDKGFYEAEGLDVDIKPGGPDIAPAQVLAGGGADVIVDWMPSALATREKGVPLVNIAQPFKSSGMMLTCLKETGITKPEDFKGKTLGVWFFGNEYPFLSWMAHLKIPTTGGADGVTVLKQGFNVDPLLQKQAACISTMTYNEYWQVIDAGIKPEELVTFKYEAEGVATLEDGLYVLEDKLKDAKFREDLVKFVRASMKGWKWAEEHPDDAAGIVLENDASGAQTEKHQKRMMGEVAKLTAGSKGALDKADYERTVKTLLGGGSDPVITKEPAGAYTTEITDAALK, encoded by the coding sequence ATGAAAATGAAACTTGCCTCCATACTTCTTGCCGGCGCGTCAGTCCTGACCGCATTCGGAGCTCAAGCCACCGACAAGATCACCCTGCAGCTGAAATGGGTGACCCAGGCGCAGTTCGCCGGTTATTATGTCGCCAAGGACAAGGGCTTTTATGAAGCGGAAGGCCTTGATGTTGATATCAAGCCCGGCGGCCCGGATATTGCCCCCGCACAGGTTCTGGCCGGCGGTGGTGCTGACGTCATCGTCGACTGGATGCCGTCTGCACTGGCGACGCGCGAAAAGGGCGTGCCGCTCGTCAACATCGCCCAGCCGTTCAAGTCGTCAGGCATGATGCTGACCTGCCTCAAGGAAACCGGCATCACCAAGCCGGAAGATTTCAAGGGCAAGACACTCGGCGTCTGGTTCTTCGGCAATGAATATCCGTTCCTGTCGTGGATGGCGCACCTGAAAATCCCGACCACCGGCGGCGCGGATGGCGTTACCGTTCTGAAACAGGGCTTCAACGTCGATCCGCTGTTGCAGAAACAGGCCGCCTGCATTTCCACCATGACCTATAATGAATATTGGCAGGTCATCGATGCCGGCATCAAGCCGGAAGAACTCGTTACCTTCAAATATGAGGCCGAAGGCGTGGCGACGCTGGAAGACGGGCTCTATGTTCTGGAAGACAAGCTCAAGGACGCCAAATTTAGGGAAGACTTGGTCAAATTCGTCCGCGCTTCCATGAAGGGCTGGAAGTGGGCCGAAGAACACCCTGACGATGCCGCCGGTATCGTTCTCGAAAACGACGCCTCCGGCGCCCAGACCGAAAAGCACCAGAAGCGCATGATGGGCGAAGTCGCCAAGCTCACCGCCGGCTCGAAGGGCGCACTCGACAAGGCCGATTACGAGCGTACGGTAAAAACCCTGCTCGGCGGCGGCTCCGATCCTGTGATCACCAAGGAGCCGGCAGGCGCCTATACGACCGAAATCACTGACGCGGCGCTGAAGTAG